From Aedes albopictus strain Foshan chromosome 1, AalbF5, whole genome shotgun sequence, one genomic window encodes:
- the LOC134285482 gene encoding uncharacterized protein LOC134285482 — protein sequence MTPPKKATSSKQTKLKLLYRRRTNILGSANLIKKFNDGFDPTQEGQLPIRIQRLDALWREFEETQEEIEVLEDAEEDFLEEREEFQTLYFELKASLQSKIPVPPPAPTPAPVQPLSSAVPISSSVRLPEIKLKEFSGNLDDWVSFRDLFVSLIHSSVQLTAVQKMHYLRATLSGEAARIISSLEISANNYLVAWNLLKERFENPNLLVKRHMSALLTIPSLKKESAQGLADLADEFNRHVQLLDKLEGAENHWNAFLVERLSQCLDSVTLREWETSVSNSDEYPKYQELLEFIHRRSRIIQTLKLSQTATTQSEIKHPKSRSVVSHVVSDNVPKCASCKQAHFLFQCEQFRTLSPQQRFEVAKKHGLCINCLKGTHQAKNCSSGSCKSCGKKHHSLLHLPPLSSAPGPQPGTSSNKSAEANTSQSCQMSHFVPSHVESSPPEELAVASPPVSSVRSQSSRGKPFPCSSVDLVTNSPSTACQSAEVITQPRQSTVILSTAVIKVKDADNQYVLARALLDSGSQPSFISEALCQKLRLKRTKLNSPVSGIGQSVVNVRYAVTLSLTSRFETFTAQLDCLVLPKLTVSLPSHHIDVARWRIPRNLPLADPQFNISQGVDIIIGAALFFDLLEHDRISLASGYPTLQKTVLGYIVCGKLEQPTPEATEAQTCHICVEDRLDTQLQRFWEIENFDDGKALTPDEQFCEDHFQSTVARDNTGRYVVRLPFKEEKVSMLGNSHTAALRRFQQMEKRFAVDEDLRRSYTEFMEEYERLGHMELVPVASRSPQFFLPHHAIQRPESTTTKTRVVFDGSCRGAASISLNEALYVGPTVQPALYSTVVNFRLPRFAITADAEKMFRQIWVHPDDRKFQQILWRGSPSEPIRTYQLKTVTYGLASSPFHAARVLNQLADDEGQRFPLAVPVVLKGTYVDDVITGDDDHDNMAETCKQLSEMMKSGGFVLRKWASNYKTVLRHVPEELWETSAELELDRSQAVKTLGLLWFLQRDVFKFKVPALSDLPAVTKRIVVSEMSQLFDPLGLLGPVVVNAKMFIQTLWAADLSWDSELGEDSAAWWRKYRADIERLHHLEVPRRVLWNTQSQYFIHCFCDASQKDYGCCVYIVSSDELGQLHSHLLTSKSRVAPLRGQSIPRLELCAALLGSQLVHNLLTNTNLSAPVTFWTDSAVALHWIKSRSNTWKVFVSNRVAEIQRLTKDAPWMHVPTDLNPADHISRGMLPSQILNDKLWWHGPAFLTSPVDQWPECAVSMPTKSEIEEEMRPLVSLPLVDENVNIFSEFSELAKLTRFVAYCYRFRNNCKVPKNQRILSSLSPEEVDLALKSMVRLAQSQEFPTEVRLYQQQETDKSVSISSKSPLKNLNLFLDEFGLLRIDGRLKNLNAPFDTRHPILLPTNHQLSWMIARSVHLQTLHGGPSLLLATMRQRFWPLRGRDLARKVVRQYVTCFRCNPTPANQIMAPLPSVRLRPARAFAYSGMDYCGPFFVRPLTGRGTSVKVYVALFVCLVVKAVHLEVVPNLSSVACIAAVKRFVARRGRVLELHCDNATTFVGADRELRNLRKEFQQQFQSQEWADYCSGNGITFRFIPARSPHFGGIWEAGDMQRSVQDLWRCWSRDYISQLHQRSKWRRPSVDVRKGQLVLLKEDNYPPLHWPLGRIVETITGSDGRVRVVVVRTAAGDYKRAITKVAVLPIDSGDEDTSQTPSTSMLDG from the exons ATGACGCCTCCGAAGAAGGCAACTAGTAGCAAACAAACCAAATTGAAGCTACTGTACCGTCGCCGGACCAACATTTTGGGTTCCGCAAATTTGATCAAGAAATTTAACGACGGGTTCGATCCCACTCAAGAAGGTCAATTGCCCATACGCATTCAACGTCTTGATGCGTTGTGGCGTGAATTTGAAGAAACGCAGGAGGAAATTGAGGTTTTGGAGGACGCTgaggaagatttcttggaagagaGGGAAGAGTTCCAAACCTTGTATTTCGAATTAAAGGCGTCATTACAAAGCAAAATCCCTGTTCCACCACCTGCACCCACCCCCGCTCCTGTTCAACCACTCTCTTCGGCTGTTCCCATCTCGTCGAGCGTTCGTCTGCCGGAGATTAAGTTGAAGGAGTTCTCTGGGAATCTCGATGATTGGGTTTCTTTTCGCGATCTGTTCGTCTCGCTTATTCATTCGAGCGTGCAGCTAACGGCGGTACAGAAAATGCACTATTTGCGTGCGACGCTTTCTGGCGAAGCGGCTCGCATCATTTCTTCGCTCGAGATTTCCGCCAATAACTATCTCGTAGCGTGGAATTTGTTGAAGGAACGTTTCGAAAATCCGAATTTGCTGGTCAAGCGGCACATGTCTGCCTTGCTTACGATTCCTTCACTGAAGAAAGAGTCTGCACAAGGACTCGCAGATCTCGCCGATGAGTTCAATCGGCACGTGCAGCTTCTGGATAAACTCGAAGGTGCTGAGAACCACTGGAATGCTTTCTTAGTCGAACGATTGAGCCAATGTTTGGACTCGGTCACACTCCGTGAGTGGGAAACATCCGTTTCCAATAGTGACGAGTACCCCAAGTACCAAGAACTTCTCGAGTTTATCCACAGAAGATCGCGAATCATACAAACCCTTAAGCTCTCCCAAACGGCAACCACCCAATCCGAGATCAAACATCCCAAATCCCGATCCGTCGTGTCGCACGTTGTATCCGACAATGTTCCCAAGTGCGCCAGCTGCAAGCAGGCACATTTCCTGTTCCAGTGCGAACAATTCCGAACGCTCTCTCCTCAACAACGGTTCGAAGTCGCGAAGAAGCACGGGCTGTGCATTAACTGCCTGAAGGGAACACACCAAGCGAAGAACTGCTCCAGCGGATCCTGTAAGAGCTGCGGCAAGAAACACCACTCGTTGCTGCACCTGCCGCCCCTCTCCTCCGCTCCTGGTCCACAACCAGGGACTTCGTCGAACAAGTCCGCTGAAGCAAACACTTCGCAGTCATGCCAAATGTCGCACTTCGTTCCAAGTCATGTCGAAAGCTCTCCGCCGGAAGAGCTCGCCGTTGCCTCACCACCTGTCTCGTCGGTTCGTTCGCAGTCGTCGCGCGGTAAGCCTTTCCCATGTTCGTCGGTCGATCTCGTTACCAATTCCCCATCCACCGCCTGCCAAAGCGCGGAAGTGATTACCCAACCTCGGCAGTCAACAGTCATTCTGTCAACAGCAGTGATAAAAGTGAAAGACGCCGACAATCAGTACGTTCTCGCCAGAGCCCTCCTGGATAGTGGATCACAGCCGAGCTTCATCTCCGAAGCACTTTGCCAGAAACTTCGTTTGAAGCGGACAAAGCTGAACTCGCCAGTCAGTGGGATCGGACAATCCGTCGTTAACGTCCGCTACGCTGTGACACTATCTCTAACCTCTCGTTTCGAAACCTTCACTGCTCAGTTGGACTGCCTCGTGCTACCAAAGCTTACCGTCTCGCTGCCTAGCCACCACATCGACGTCGCTCGCTGGAGAATCCCAAGGAATCTCCCTCTCGCTGATCCACAGTTCAACATCAGCCAAGGCGTGGACATCATCATCGGAGCTGCTCTGTTCTTCGATCTTCTCGAGCACGATCGCATCTCGCTCGCCTCTGGCTATCCAACGCTTCAGAAAACAGTGCTTGGATACATCGTCTGTGGAAAGCTAGAGCAGCCAACGCCCGAAGCAACAGAAGCCCAGACCTGTCACATCTGCGTTGAAGACAGGCTCGATACCCAGCTCCAGCGTTTCTGGGAAATTGAAAACTTCGATGACGGTAAAGCACTCACTCCAGATGAACAGTTCTGCGAAGACCACTTCCAGAGCACCGTCGCTCGTGACAACACGGGCCGCTACGTCGTTCGTCTTCCGTTCAAGGAAGAAAAGGTGTCGATGCTTGGAAATTCGCACACCGCTGCGCTGCGAAGATTCCAACAAATGGAGAAAAGATTCGCCGTCGATGAAGATCTCCGTCGCAGCTACACAGAGTTCATGGAGGAGTATGAGAGGTTGGGTCATATGGAGTTGGTTCCCGTCGCGTCGCGTAGTCCGCAGTTTTTCCTCCCGCACCATGCCATCCAGCGACCAGAGAGTACGACCACTAAAACGCGTGTGGTATTCGACGGTTCCTGTCGTGGAGCGGCCTCGATATCGCTGAACGAAGCACTGTACGTCGGACCAACGGTTCAGCCGGCGCTCTACTCCACTGTCGTTAACTTCCGTCTGCCACGTTTCGCCATAACCGCCGACGCAGAGAAAATGTTCCGGCAGATTTGGGTCCACCCAGATGACCGCAAATTCCAGCAAATTCTTTGGCGTGGCAGTCCATCGGAACCGATCCGCACGTACCAACTAAAAACCGTAACCTACGGTCTTGCAAGCTCACCATTCCATGCTGCTCGTGTTTTGAACCAGCTAGCCGACGACGAAGGACAACGATTCCCGCTGGCCGTGCCAGTGGTATTGAAAGGCACCTACGTAGACGACGTGATTACTGGAGATGACGACCATGACAATATGGCTGAGACTTGCAAGCAGTTGAGCGAAATGATGAAGTCCGGTGGCTTCGTGCTTCGAAAGTGGGCTTCGAACTACAAAACAGTTCTGCGTCATGTTCCAGAAGAACTGTGGGAGACATCGGCAGAGCTAGAGCTCGATCGTTCGCAAGCCGTCAAAACCTTGGGGTTGTTGTGGTTCCTCCAGCGGGACGTATTCAAGTTCAAGGTCCCTGCGCTATCAGATTTGCCTGCCGTGACAAAGCGGATTGTCGTCTCCGAGATGTCCCAACTGTTCGACCCACTCGGACTTCTTGGACCCGTGGTCGTGAACGCAAAGATGTTCATCCAAACTCTCTGGGCAGCAGACCTGTCGTGGGATTCTGAGCTTGGAGAAGATTCAGCAGCATGGTGGAGAAAGTACCGTGCTGACATCGAACGGCTTCACCATCTGGAAGTTCCGAGAAGAGTTCTCTGGAACACTCAAAGTCAATACTTCATCCACTGCTTCTGCGACGCCTCGCAGAAGGATTACGGATGCTGCGTCTACATCGTCTCATCGGACGAGCTTGGGCAGCTCCACTCGCATCTCCTAACATCGAAGTCTCGTGTTGCACCACTTCGTGGACAGTCGATTCCACGACTGGAGCTCTGCGCAGCACTCCTCGGGAGTCAGTTGGTGCACAACCTACTGACAAACACCAACTTGTCTGCACCAGTCACGTTTTGGACCGACTCAGCCGTCGCACTTCACTGGATCAAATCCAGATCGAATACCTGGAAAGTTTTTGTATCCAATCGGGTCGCAGAGATCCAACGCCTGACGAAAGATGCACCATGGATGCATGTACCGACCGATCTAAACCCTGCCGACCATATCTCCCGAGGAATGCTTCCAAGCCAGATCCTAAACGACAAGCTGTGGTGGCATGGTCCAGCGTTTCTCACCTCCCCCGTCGACCAGTGGCCGGAGTGTGCGGTTTCGATGCCGACCAAGTCGGAAATTGAAGAAGAAATGCGTCCATTGGTATCCCTCCCGCTGGTAGACGAAAACGTTAACATCTTCAGCGAGTTTTCCGAGTTAGCCAAGCTAACGCGATTCGTTGCGTACTGCTACCGTTTCCGAAACAACTGCAAAGTTCCAAAGAACCAACGCATTTTGTCCTCGCTGTCGCCGGAAGAAGTAGACTTGGCGCTGAAGTCGATGGTACGCCTTGCCCAGAGccaggaattcccaacggaagtTCGCCTGTACCAACAACAAGAGACGGACAAGTCCGTCAGCATATCATCGAAATCGCCACTCAAGAATCTGAACCTTTTTTTGGACGAGTTCGGACTTCTTCGGATTGACGGACGGTTGAAGAATCTCAACGCTCCGTTCGATACCCGTCATCCGATACTGTTGCCAACCAACCACCAACTGAGCTGGATGATCGCCAGGTCCGTTCATCTGCAGACGCTTCACGGTGGCCCTTCGCTACTGCTCGCCACAATGCGTCAACGTTTCTGGCCACTTCGGGGGAGGGATTTGGCTCGTAAGGTCGTTCGCCAATACGTTACGTGCTTCCGATGCAACCCAACACCTGCAAATCAGATCATGGCGCCTCTACCATCAGTTCGCCTCAGACCTGCTCGAGCCTTCGCGTATTCCGGGATGGATTACTGTGGGCCGTTTTTCGTTCGTCCGCTGACTGGGAGAGGTACGTCGGTAAAGGTCTACGTCGCGTTATTCGTGTGTTTGGTGGTGAAGGCCGTACACCTTGAAGTCGTGCCGAATCTGTCGTCCGTCGCGTGCATCGCCGCCGTCAAGCGCTTTGTTGCTCGTCGCGGTCGCGTCCTCGAGTTGCATTGCGACAACGCGACTACGTTCGTCGGGGCCGATCGCGAGCTGCGGAATCTGCGCAAGGAGTTCCAGCAGCAATTCCAATCCCAGGAATGGGCCGACTACTGCTCCGGAAATGGGATCACGTTCCGTTTCATACCTGCTCGTTCTCCACACTTCGGAGGCATATGGGAAGCCGGA GACATGCAACGCTCGGTCCAGGATCTGTGGCGCTGCTGGTCACGGGACTACATCAGCCAGCTACATCAACGAAGCAAGTGGAGGCGGCCATCCGTAGACGTCCGGAAGGGGCAGCTAGTACTGCTGAAAGAAGACAACTACCCCCCGCTGCATTGGCCACTCGGACGCATCGTCGAGACCATCACCGGTTCGGACGGGCGGGTTCGTGTTGTCGTAGTGAGAACGGCGGCAGGCGACTACAAGCGAGCCATCACAAAGGTCGCGGTGCTCCCCATCGATTCCGGAGACGAGGACACGTCGCAAACACCGTCTACAAGCATGTTGGATGGTTGA